A region of Oncorhynchus masou masou isolate Uvic2021 chromosome 29, UVic_Omas_1.1, whole genome shotgun sequence DNA encodes the following proteins:
- the LOC135520611 gene encoding glutathione S-transferase kappa 1-like isoform X4: MCRYRNVWNIDLKLRPAFLGGIMQGSGNKPPGLVPNKFLYMTTDLHRLAQYFQVPISLPADPFEAMFEKGSLSAMRFVAAVQEREVGGDKQVEQVSRELWMRIWSQDKDITQPASLSEAAMKAGLSASEVEELLKLSTSKEIKDKLKRSTQEALDHRAFGFPLAVCHVNGKAEVFFGSDRFELIADCIGEKWMGPQPAAAKL, from the exons ATGTGCCGTTACAGAAATGTGTGGAACATTGACCTTAAACTACGTCCTGCGTTCTTGGGTGGCATCATGCAAGGATCAG GTAATAAGCCCCCAGGTCTGGTCCCAAACAAGTTCCTGTATATGACCACAGACCTGCACCGTCTAGCCCAGTACTTCCAGGTCCCCATCAGTCTCCCTGCTGACCCCTTTGAGGCCATGTTCGAAAAAG GCTCGCTGTCCGCCATGCGCTTTGTGGCGGCGGtacaggagagggaggtgggaggagatAAGCAGGTAGAGCAGGTGTCGCGGGAGCTGTGGATGAGGATCTGGAGCCAAGACAAAGACATTACCCAGCCTGCATCACTCTCTGAG GCAGCCATGAAGGCAGGGCTCTCAGCCAGTGAGGTGGAAGAGCTGCTGAAACTGTCCACCTCTAAGGAAATCAAAGACAAGCTGAAGAGATCCACCCAGGAAGCACTGGACCATAGG GCCTTTGGTTTTCCTCTGGCTGTGTGTCATGTGAACGGAAAGGCGGAGGTGTTCTTTGGCTCTGACCGGTTTGAGCTCATTGCCGACTGCATAG
- the LOC135520611 gene encoding glutathione S-transferase kappa 1-like isoform X2, whose translation MASSRKVIELFYDVVSPYSWLGFEVMCRYRNVWNIDLKLRPAFLGGIMQGSGNKPPGLVPNKFLYMTTDLHRLAQYFQVPISLPADPFEAMFEKGSLSAMRFVAAVQEREVGGDKQVEQVSRELWMRIWSQDKDITQPASLSEAAMKAGLSASEVEELLKLSTSKEIKDKLKRSTQEALDHRAFGFPLAVCHVNGKAEVFFGSDRFELIADCIGEKWMGPQPAAAKL comes from the exons ATGGCAAGTTCCAGGAAAGTGATTGAACTGTTTTATGACGTGGTCTCTCCCTACTCATGGCTTGGCTTTGAG GTCATGTGCCGTTACAGAAATGTGTGGAACATTGACCTTAAACTACGTCCTGCGTTCTTGGGTGGCATCATGCAAGGATCAG GTAATAAGCCCCCAGGTCTGGTCCCAAACAAGTTCCTGTATATGACCACAGACCTGCACCGTCTAGCCCAGTACTTCCAGGTCCCCATCAGTCTCCCTGCTGACCCCTTTGAGGCCATGTTCGAAAAAG GCTCGCTGTCCGCCATGCGCTTTGTGGCGGCGGtacaggagagggaggtgggaggagatAAGCAGGTAGAGCAGGTGTCGCGGGAGCTGTGGATGAGGATCTGGAGCCAAGACAAAGACATTACCCAGCCTGCATCACTCTCTGAG GCAGCCATGAAGGCAGGGCTCTCAGCCAGTGAGGTGGAAGAGCTGCTGAAACTGTCCACCTCTAAGGAAATCAAAGACAAGCTGAAGAGATCCACCCAGGAAGCACTGGACCATAGG GCCTTTGGTTTTCCTCTGGCTGTGTGTCATGTGAACGGAAAGGCGGAGGTGTTCTTTGGCTCTGACCGGTTTGAGCTCATTGCCGACTGCATAG
- the LOC135519762 gene encoding rap1 GTPase-activating protein 2-like: MERDSRNEKFFSRKRSFTFGAYGGRPEPLEHSNLDILDSPTSETKPFLSAGSNQKVTELFEIIEKLQSSRLDEQRCEFPLPLRSQLLKIGRDLPLILPPKLGGYWIDPPLQKFAETSPTSSHYGLDPETYDIMERDSEATFYQQFFRSRYHHSFTAVDPSLGPLLLSVCLEEEEKRLRVILRMRECSMHGVFSVSLFPNIPSAVELAKMLCDSVTVSRFDVVSYLKAPDLITAFDEHRVSPNFKFGVLYQREGQLTEEDILCNNEESEEFQEFLSILGATVALQGFTGFRGGLDVYHGQTGNDAVFTSFHGREIMFHVSTKLPFTEGDTQQLQRKRHIGNDIVAVVYQEGHTPFLSDVIGSHFLHCFLVVRRVRKRVGDEGEGEEAGGGGVFQVSVTARDDVPPFGPSLPDPPIFTESSLLREFLLTKLINAEISCYKAERFSRLELRTRSSLLEGLQAELSTRSQCMMGDSPVSTLSTSEGMRGVTEGSGGFIENFKRAMRVRSNSFDTLGGPRKMGGVPLPQKPKAATERDGESELAYKPPEPSYPPTDNLGSTEVKDHSSPQENT; this comes from the exons atggagagagacagcagaaatGAGAAGTTCTTCTCCAGAAAGAGAAGTTTCACTTTTGGGGCATATGGAGG CAGACCAGAACCTTTAGAACACAGCAATCTGGATATTTTGGACTCCCCTACCAGCGAGACCAAACCGTTCCTTTCTGCTGGCAGCAACCAGAAG GTGACAGAGCTGTTTGAGATCATTGAGAAGTTGCAG AGCAGCAGGCTAGATGAACAGCGCTGTGAATTCCCTCTGCCTTTGAGG TCTCAGCTTTTGAAGATAGGTCGTGACCTTCCTCTGATCCTGCCTCCAAAGCTGGGTGGTTACTGGATAGACCCCCCGCTACAGAAGTTTGCTGAGACCAGTCCGACATCCTCTCATTATGGACTAGACCCAGAGACCTATGACAtcatggagagagacagcgaggccACATTCTACCAGCAGTTCTTCCGCTCACGA TATCATCACTCGTTCACAGCAGTGGACCCTTCCCTGggacccctccttctctctgtctgtttggaggaagaagagaagaggctGAGAGTGATACTGAG GATGAGGGAATGCTCTATGCATGGggttttctctgtgtctctgttcccaaACATCCCGTCTGCTGTGGAGCTGGCCAAG ATGCTATGCGACAGTGTGACTGTGTCCAGATTTGATGTGGTCAGTTACCTCAAG gCACCAGATCTTATAACAGCATTTGATGAACACAGAGTGTCTCCGAATTTCAAGTTTGGTGTTTTGtatcagagagagggacag TTGACAGAGGAGGACATACTCTGTAACAATGAGGAAAGTGAAGAGTTTCAAGAATTCCTCTCTATTTTGGGAGCTACAGTCGCACTTCAAGGGTTCACTGG gtTCCGAGGAGGTTTGGACGTGTATCACGGCCAGACAGGAAATGATGCGGTCTTCACTTCCTTCCACGGCAGAGAGATCATGTTCCATGTGTCCACCAAATTGCCCTTCACAGAGGGCGATACACAACAG CTACAGAGGAAGAGACACATTGGCAACGACATCGTTGCTGTTGTTTACCAGGAGGGCCACACCCCTTTTCTGTCTGATGTCATCGGCTCACACTTCCTGCACTGTTTCCTAGTAGTcaggagggtgaggaagagagtgggggacgagggggagggggaggaggcaggaggaggaggggtgttcCAG GTGTCAGTCACAGCCAGAGACGATGTACCTCCCTttggtccctccctccctgatccTCCCATATTCACAGAG AGCTCCCTGTTGAGAGAGTTCCTTCTGACCAAGCTTATCAATGCAGAGATCTCCTGTTATAAGGCTGAGAGGTTCAGTAGACTGGAG CTACGCACTCGTTCATCCCTCCTGGAGGGTCTGCAGGCGGAACTGTCCACCCGCTCCCAGTGCATGATGGGAGATTCGCCTGTGTCCACCCTCTCGACTTCTGAGGGGATGAGGGGTGTGACTGAGGGGAGTGGAGGGTTCATCGAAAACTTTAAG AGAGCCATGAGGGTACGCAGTAATTCTTTTGACACTCTTGGGGGGCCTAGAAAGATGGGAGGGGTGCCACTCCCACAGAAGCCCAAG gctgctacagagagagatggagagag TGAGTTGGCCTACAAGCCCCCCGAACCCAGCTATCCGCCCACAGACAACTTGGGCTCCACAGAGGTCAAAGACCACTCCAGTCCCCAGGAGAATACGTAG
- the LOC135520611 gene encoding glutathione S-transferase kappa 1-like isoform X1 translates to MTMLQMASSRKVIELFYDVVSPYSWLGFEVMCRYRNVWNIDLKLRPAFLGGIMQGSGNKPPGLVPNKFLYMTTDLHRLAQYFQVPISLPADPFEAMFEKGSLSAMRFVAAVQEREVGGDKQVEQVSRELWMRIWSQDKDITQPASLSEAAMKAGLSASEVEELLKLSTSKEIKDKLKRSTQEALDHRAFGFPLAVCHVNGKAEVFFGSDRFELIADCIGEKWMGPQPAAAKL, encoded by the exons ATGACAATGTTACAG ATGGCAAGTTCCAGGAAAGTGATTGAACTGTTTTATGACGTGGTCTCTCCCTACTCATGGCTTGGCTTTGAG GTCATGTGCCGTTACAGAAATGTGTGGAACATTGACCTTAAACTACGTCCTGCGTTCTTGGGTGGCATCATGCAAGGATCAG GTAATAAGCCCCCAGGTCTGGTCCCAAACAAGTTCCTGTATATGACCACAGACCTGCACCGTCTAGCCCAGTACTTCCAGGTCCCCATCAGTCTCCCTGCTGACCCCTTTGAGGCCATGTTCGAAAAAG GCTCGCTGTCCGCCATGCGCTTTGTGGCGGCGGtacaggagagggaggtgggaggagatAAGCAGGTAGAGCAGGTGTCGCGGGAGCTGTGGATGAGGATCTGGAGCCAAGACAAAGACATTACCCAGCCTGCATCACTCTCTGAG GCAGCCATGAAGGCAGGGCTCTCAGCCAGTGAGGTGGAAGAGCTGCTGAAACTGTCCACCTCTAAGGAAATCAAAGACAAGCTGAAGAGATCCACCCAGGAAGCACTGGACCATAGG GCCTTTGGTTTTCCTCTGGCTGTGTGTCATGTGAACGGAAAGGCGGAGGTGTTCTTTGGCTCTGACCGGTTTGAGCTCATTGCCGACTGCATAG
- the LOC135520611 gene encoding glutathione S-transferase kappa 1-like isoform X3 — protein MTMLQVMCRYRNVWNIDLKLRPAFLGGIMQGSGNKPPGLVPNKFLYMTTDLHRLAQYFQVPISLPADPFEAMFEKGSLSAMRFVAAVQEREVGGDKQVEQVSRELWMRIWSQDKDITQPASLSEAAMKAGLSASEVEELLKLSTSKEIKDKLKRSTQEALDHRAFGFPLAVCHVNGKAEVFFGSDRFELIADCIGEKWMGPQPAAAKL, from the exons ATGACAATGTTACAG GTCATGTGCCGTTACAGAAATGTGTGGAACATTGACCTTAAACTACGTCCTGCGTTCTTGGGTGGCATCATGCAAGGATCAG GTAATAAGCCCCCAGGTCTGGTCCCAAACAAGTTCCTGTATATGACCACAGACCTGCACCGTCTAGCCCAGTACTTCCAGGTCCCCATCAGTCTCCCTGCTGACCCCTTTGAGGCCATGTTCGAAAAAG GCTCGCTGTCCGCCATGCGCTTTGTGGCGGCGGtacaggagagggaggtgggaggagatAAGCAGGTAGAGCAGGTGTCGCGGGAGCTGTGGATGAGGATCTGGAGCCAAGACAAAGACATTACCCAGCCTGCATCACTCTCTGAG GCAGCCATGAAGGCAGGGCTCTCAGCCAGTGAGGTGGAAGAGCTGCTGAAACTGTCCACCTCTAAGGAAATCAAAGACAAGCTGAAGAGATCCACCCAGGAAGCACTGGACCATAGG GCCTTTGGTTTTCCTCTGGCTGTGTGTCATGTGAACGGAAAGGCGGAGGTGTTCTTTGGCTCTGACCGGTTTGAGCTCATTGCCGACTGCATAG